The genomic region AGGACAGGGGTCCAACCCTCAGGTGCACAGAGAGCCTGGGGGCTACGGCTGGCCTCTCACAGCACCACCTAAGGGCCAGGAGGCCCACCACAGCCAGATGCCCCCGACCAGACCCGCCTCACCTGTAACACGTTGCTCTCCGCCTCCTCCCCAGTGATGACTTCCACTTTTTCCAGCAAACACTTCCGTGCTGTTGCCTTGGTGTAGGCGGCTGCAGACTCGGCCAGGGACTCTGAAATGTTATTAGCTAAACGACATTGACTATTTATTtgctgggggtgtgtgtgcgtgtgttccTCCTCGCAGACAGAACAAAAGGGCTGCCTCTGTCTCAAGGGTGCCAGCTCCTGGGACGTGGAGCGGACCCCAAACACACAGCGCTCTGGCCCCAGATGCTGCGGGGGACCACCTGGGAGCCAGCTGCCAGCGTGGCTCCAGATCGCCCACTGCCACTCACTCGGGACAGGAGTCTTCCCACAGAGCCCTGAAGAGaacttcccctccccacctcagggCAAGAACGGAGGGGGACAGCCACCTCCACAACCCTATCCCCAGAGCCATCCCGAATGTTCTGTCTTAAGAGGAGCAAGGGCCCTCTCTGTGCGCTGAAAGCCAGAGCCACGGCTTTCCAATTCCGCTCCGGCGCGGGGATCTCGCGTGGCTACCAACGCGGCTGTGAGCTGGGGCCCGtgtccctcctgagcagggatgGGGATGGGCAGTGCCCCTGTGACTCGGTACCCTTCCCAAAAGGTGGTGGCACTGCGACATACCTTTCTCGGGGGTGGCCTCCTGGGATGAGGACTCAGACCCGGACTCAGCAGCTGCGTTTTCCCTGGCGGCATCGGAACTGACTTCATTTAGTTTGGGCGGGCTCTGCGGGGGACGGAAGCACACGGGGAGGAGAGCGTGTCCGGGCGCTCCTGGCGGGCCGCCGGGGCACGACGGGAAGCCGGTCTGCCGGCACGTGCACTGCTCCCAGGCAGAAGGCTTTTTCCCGCAGTTGCCCTTTCCTTCCGGTGCTGGGGCCCCACCCAGACCCCGCAGAGGAGATCAGACAACCCTTCCCCAGGCGGTGGGTTCCAGCCTGCGGCTGTGTCTGCACACAGCGATCCTCGAGCACCATTTGGTGGTACAACCTAGCAGAAAAGTGCCCTCACGAAACAGGCAGCTCCGGTCCTCCCCCATCTGCCCTTCTCTGCTCTAGGCGAACTGCCGTCCAAGTCCGCACGTGGGGCCTCCCCTGACATCTCGGGGAGGTGCGTGCCGCCAGCTGTTTATCTCTGGACCGTCTCGTTTTAAACAGGGAAAGGACCGTACTGACACTCGAGAAAGCAGCAGGAGGCCCCTCAAAGTGACACGGACTGAGACAAAGATGGAAATAACAAAGCGGACAAAATGGCCCCTTAACCACACTCAAAATGGACATAGTGGAATTCTATGCATTcgacaagagaagaaaaagaacaaagataaggAAGCAGGCGAACAATTCTAGAACCCTATCCCAAGCTGGCCAGGCTTTCTGGGAGGGGAGACAGCCTGGCCACAGTGCATGTAAGAGACACCCGAGGAACTGCAAGGGCCCCTCAAGGCCATGTCCCCAGAGCCCTCTCTGTGCTGCAGCCTCATGGTCAGGGACGGGGCTGCTGAAGGAGGAGCCAAGGGACTGGTTCCAGAGGTGTCTCAGGGTGGTCTCAGAGGCATGTGGTTAAGGACTCTGGTCTGATGATTATCACTGCGGCTGGCCTCCGCCAGGAGGAAGCACAGCCCCTGACTTAAGCGGAAGCTGGTCCTGGGACGAGGCTTAGCTAGCTGGCatagaagaaaggcaggaaacTCATACACCAGCTCCTAGAGAGCCTCCTGGTGCAAAACCCCTGCCCCCAAGGTGGAACTGGGTCTTCTTTCTCTTGCAACTGGAAGCATCCCCACTTTATAGAAGGCAAAGTGGCAGCTATATTCACATGTCCCTTGCCCTGGAGCCCCAGGGAAAACAGTGCCCATAGGGGCCACTCACCAGCACGCGCTCGCTCATGTTCTGGCCAAACACGAATTTGTTGCTGGCGGTATCGGCACTATTGGTCGAGTTGTCTAAACTGAAGAGAAGGCACGCTGTGGGTGTGGGGCTCCCCATGGGAGCAGGGCAGGCCGGTGGCACACTCGCCTGTGCTGCACACGCGCGTGCACGGTCAGAGTGGGTAAAGGCCAACCCCTGGTGCAAAAAGCACGGCTGTAGGCACTGCTCAGCTTCCCCTGTGGGGGACAGGTCAGGCCCTCCAGGGACCGGTGCTCATAAGCCTCTGAGTTAGGCTGTGCCAACGGGTAATCAGACCTTTGGCTCCTACCTCCAAGGGTCCACGGTGTGTGGGTACTATGTGACATGCCTGACAGCCACTTTTATCATCCCCGACCTCCTCGAGGCTGGGGTCACTTCGGGGTGACGGAGGACATCAGTTCGGAGAGGCTGATCACAGAGGTCAGACCAGGCACCACCTACTTCCCTGAAAGAACCCACCAGTCCCCTGGCCTGCACAAAGGAGGGTACACCTCCCACCCTTGGACACTGGCAGTGCCACTGGATGACCTCGGAGCAGATGTCACCATCACATTTTGTCCAGTTTAAAGAGTCACAGGTGTAAGCAAATCCCAACTTGGGAAATGCTACAGTGCAAAAAAACATGTCTTTCAAATAATATCGAATGTATCAAATAATATTGAATGCTCATCAAGGTCCGGGCAGCCAAGCATGAGGTCACCACCGTTCATGTCAGGCTTCCCTGAAGTCCAAACCTATGTTCTATCCGGTATGGCGGCCTGTCTCCTAGGCAGGGACACACTTTCTGTCTGAAATACCCATGGAGTATCCAGGCCATCCTCGAGCACCACCATCAGCAGTGTTAGCCATCGGCGAGCCCAAATCCAGGGTAATGGGTCCTCATAGGCTAGAACCTGGCAGGTAACAGAAGGCGGCCAACCAGCCACTGGCCCACTGGCTTCTGCTCTGGACATGAGATCCAGGTGACAGAGGTTACTCTGGGGGCCAAGCAGAACTGGGATCCTGCCTTGCCTGTCTGTCGAATCTAAGCCTACCATCCTGGCCCCTCCACAGCTGTGCCCAGAGTGGGAATAAAGGGAGgagccggggaggggaggggggcaggattTTGGCGAAATCTGCTTCCTCCCACGTCCCCCCCATCCTGCCCCCCAGAAGGACCGGCTGGCTCTTAGTCCAGCTGCTATCTCTTCCCCGGAACCCAAGCTCAGGGTGATGGACAACTCTGTGCCGCTCTGAAGCTGGGCACCAGGCCCAAGACACGCACCTGGAACTGATATACTGAAGGAAATAGTTGGTCGCAGCTGGCGTTTCTGAACTGGGGTGGCCGGCATTCTCCATGTCAGCTACGTCAGTGTTCTCGTGTGTTAGCTGGGAAACAGAGGCAACACTTACTGCTCAGACCACCGCTGTTTGCGACCTCTCCGACTCTGCCCGTCTGCATACCCCCAGGCCACATGGCACAgcttgtgtgtatgtgcgcgcctgtgcacgcacacatgtgtgtgcacacaagaaGTGTTGGCGGGGGGCTGTAATCAACTTCAACATTTCTGCTTTTAACAGTTGAGATAGAAAAAACAGTTTGTAAGGCATCAGGAAACTTTTTCTACCTTgttgaaacaaaaccaaaccctcaGGTTGGCATCTTACTGCCCTTTTCATTAATGCTCTGTAATGAGAGGTCATAAAACGCTTCCAAATCCGATATTTTAAGGGGTTTATCATGAATATAATAAAAGCACTGTTTCTTAAGGGCTTCTTTTATGCTAACTGCCATGTCGGCTCTGTTAAATGTATCACCGAATGTGATTCTCCCGGGAACCCTGAGAGGTGGATATCATCAACCTTGTCCTATGAGTGACAACAGAGGCTCGGGGTGCCAGGAAGTCGCCCCCACCCAGAAGGTGGCATGTAACTGTGAGACCACAGATCCCATGAGCCCTGGGCCTTCGTAAGATGTGGTCCCCCACCCCAATTTCAAGGCAGCCATCCCCCTAACCTCTCGGAACAGAATCGACCTGACAGTGCAGGCCAGGACCCTGCTCCCCAAAACGGGTGGATCTCAAggcccttccttctcctgtgtCCTCCTCCCTAGAGCGAGCAGCCCCCAAGGGGCTCATTACTGTGGCGAAAGCCATGCAGCAGCAATGCCCATTTTTCGCCCCTGGGAACGTGTGATTCTGTCAGACAGTGAGCACCAAAGGAGAAGGCAGATGGCACAGCCTGGTGTTTTCCACGTGCCGGAGAGACTTCCATTCCCTTTCCTCAGCATCACGGACATCGGGGCTAGATCGCCGCCCTGATCTCACCCTGACACTGCGGGGTGCTGGGCGGCATCCCCGGCCTACACCCACTGGACGGGCAGCAGTGCCTACACCCCGGTTGTGACAACCACAGATGTCCCCAGACGCAGCCACTGATGCTATCTCTCAGGCTTTTCAAGGAGCTCCTGCCAGATGAGCTGCTGGAAATGGCCCAGAGGGACGCTCCATCGCGGTGGCTGGGAAGGCAGTGCTGCCCCATTCTAGTCTCCCAGAGCAGCGGTGCACGGGGTCCCTAGCCCAGACCCCTGCCACTGCCAGATGCTCTACACCCCTGCCTCAAAGTCCCCAGACTGTACCAGTAGCCCTTGGGggccactgggggtgggggggggacaggtGCCATTGCCTCTGATGGGAGAGGAAAGTTCTTTTTCTACCTGCCCTGCCTTAATAAAATAAGGTAATTCTCAAGGGTAAATTTGTCCCAAAGGGAACTCTCAGCACTACGAAGGGACACTTTCGGTTGCCACAACGGTGGGCGGGGGATACTCCTGGCACCTGCAGGATGGGGGACAGGGACGCTGCCAGTACCCCAGAGCACCCAGGACAGGCCTGCAACAGCTGAGGATGAGCTGGTCTACACGCTGCTTCGTGCCAGGACAGGGAAGACCATGAGTCCGACCACAATCTCTCCGGCCACGCTGAAAGCATCGGGTCATGCTGCCTGTCTCCTTTGCTCCGAAAATATGGGTTCTCAGGGATAGGCATGCTCGgctgcctctgtctgctgctcccggGAGAACGGGGGAGCCTGCCGGGGAGTGTGCCGGGAGCGGAGCAGTGCGGGATGGCGGGCATGCGACACAGGAAGCCACCGGAAGCACCACGAGTCACAGGACGAGCGCACAGGCACGGTCTTTGTCTCCACCTCCCGCCCTTTGTAAGGAAAAGCGGAGTTCCTGTGGTTTAACCCGGAGGCGGCGGAACAGACCGACCCAGGAGTGCAAGCGCTCATCCGGGCCTCTGGTCACACACCTTGACTCTGTCCCTCAGGTTCTGCCCGAACACAAACGCCTGCTGTGCAACTTGCtcttttttctcacagttttccTCCTCACAAGTATCGCTAGACTCATTTTTCTGGGGCTCTTTCTCCTAGTTAGAAACACAAACAAGACGACAACTGAAAAGAAGTAACAGGTTAGCCCCGAGATGCAAGACGGGCCATCTCTCGCAGTTCCATCTGCTGGCTGTGTCTCCTCTGGCAAGGGTCCCTGGGCGGCTGGCGCTGCCCAGATGTGGCCTGTCCTCGTATCACCAGGGACGCCGGGGCTGGGCCGCTTCTCGGTCTCCCTCCAGCTCCCGGCCGTGCAGCGGACCCGCTGCGCCGGCCGCCCTAGCTATCCAAGTGTCTAAGTAGCAGCAGGTTGGAGAGATGGTCCCTAATTTTAATTCCGCTAACTGGTTTGAGGGGTGCGGGGTGAGGGTGCGCTCAGGGATGTTCTAAAAGTGAACTGTAACCTATCGTCTCTACCACGTGGGCTCCAACATCTccagggggtgtgggggaggtggagggtaCAGAGCCTCAGGCAGCAGCTCAGCTGCCGAAACGGCCgaggagaaacacacacacatgcaaccTAGCTTTGTGTCCAGAAGCCTTGGTGCGGTGCTGCAGCTCGCACGTCagatctgcctctgccccccgcAAACGCAGGCTCTGCAGAACATGCCCCTCATTCTCCAGCTGCCGGGCAATACTACCAGAAAACACATGCTTTTGGCCTATGTAACCCTCCCAGAACCCTAGACtttgctccaaaaaaaaaaaatgctgagctGACCCCCCCGATAGATTTCTTCTGTTAGAACGGGCCCACGTGTATGAATCCCTGAGCTCTTCAGCTGTGGAAATGGGGAGGGCAGACATCTCTCTGTATAAAATGGCACAAGAACTCATCAATGGAAGCCAGTCCCCCAGACTCAGACTCAGGGACTCCCCAGAGGCCACAGGACAGAGTGCCCGTCGGCCACCTGCAGCTGGGCGGTGCGGGGCCCGGGGAGGGCCGCACTCCAGAAGAGTGGACAGACCATCCCGGGCGTTCTAACAACTATGGACATCAGCTGCTGTTGCGCACGCACACCGCTGAGCAAATCCAGAAAGcctcctgcccgcccccaccGCGCCACTCAGAGCAGGTGACTGTCCACACACTCAGCGAAGCTCCGAGAAGTTTCACGacctccctgcccagcacagaCACACCTCAAGTGCTCGTGCCTCGTCGGAGGGACTTCTCCGTGCGGGGTTGTCGGGCGATGTCGCTGTCATGGCCCCCGTGCAGTCTGCTGGGATACTGACCCCGTTGGTGCCGCTGCTCGGGACTGCAAGGACAAGAGGACAGCAGGAGGGTCACCGGGACCTAGTGTGGGACCTCGAGTACGCCCCTCCACCATTTAGACCAATCgtgtaatttctcctttttaaagaaaattcttacattaaaaaaacacaaacgaACCCAGAACTAAAACCTGACAGAAATGAGAGTGTCTTATCACTTATTCCACAAAGGAATTTTTAGTGTACTTAAAAGCGATACTGCTAACTaaggtaaagaagagaaaaagaacatatatcAAACAAGGAACAATTACGAGTTTTAGAAAACACGGTTTTCCTCGTAACATCTTGAGTCTGCGGACTTCTCCCTGTGACTAGTCGGGGTCGCGCGGCACACACAGGTTTCAATCTGGCTGACCGGCTGGCAGAGCGTATCAGAAAGCTTCCCTGTTGGAACTCTTTAGAGATCACTATTTCCCTCGTGCGGGATGTCGGATTGCTTCCGACGAAGAATTTTTGAATTACAGGGAGAGAcaaggaagaagacaagaaaagctCATGAATATTAAGAAACTAAGGGTCCCGTGAGGACCACGAGCTGTGCGGAGACCAGGGAAATACAGTGAAGAGGCAGGGCTTCTGGACGACAAATCAGGTGAAACTGCACACATGACCCAAATGACCCTTTAGGTCTCTTGCACACACGGGCCGACTCTCACCTGCAAACTTGCTGGGACAGACTGCAGAGACTCGGGAGGGAGCCAGCTTTTATGAAGCCAGCGTGTGCAGAAAGCACGCTGGTCACCCTGGCCTGGTACCACAGGGAGATGGCGGGACCACGCTCTGGCCTCCCTGGGCTTGCCCCGGACTTAAGGGATTGCTTCCCCAGTTCTATTTCTGAGTTCAGCAGATATGGCCGAAGTCACCTGTGTCAAAACACAGCTGTCCCACGCCCACTTCATGAATGCTCTACACCCTGCCGTGGGAGCCTGGGTGCCAGGGCTGTTTCTTACCAGTCTGTGAGAGTGCCTTTGGCTGTGGGGCTTGTAACACTGCCGGGCGAAGCACACTCCGCTGTTGCTCCTTGGGCTTCTGACTCGGCAGACCTGAGAACAGAGGTTGGCTTGCCTGGGGCCCTTGGACCTTGTGGGCAGAAACGCACAGCCCCGTACTGGCTCTCAGGGGTTTTCCAGAAATTAATTCAGTGAGTACAGTAATGCTACAGGGGGAAACCAAGGACAGCTGTCCTCAAGCATTAAGCGCAGATGGTGCAGGGAAAGCAGAGAACCACAGGCAGCCCCCCAGAGCTTAGGACTCTGCTCAGGCTCACATAAAAATACCCTTTGCACCTGCTTTTCCAAGTTCCATGCCGAGAAAATCCATCTGCCAAACACAGATTGGGCAAGAAGCACGAGAGAACGCTTCCAACTCTGCACCATTGCCAGGCCCTGCTCCCCAGCGGCATGCCACTGGATCGTGGCCACTCTGCTAATTAGGCCTTCTCCGTGGCACGCTAGGGCCGCAATGCTCGGGAGACACAGCCTGAACCAAGTGAGCtactgctgggcacagagccccacaGCAAGCCAagtctgctccctccccacccaaccTCATCCTCGGTGGTGGAGGGCTCACGGTGGGGACAATCTCCTTGGTCTGATGGGCTCCTAAAGTGGCTTTTCAGGGCACATGCGCCAGGGAACTGAGCTGACCTAGAGAGCAGGCTGAGCCCAGAGCGTGCCGCCTGGGCTGCATAAGGCAGCTGTGCAAACAGATGCAGAGGCAGGAAGGGTGTGAGATAGACAGccctttcattttcctccttaaaGGTGGGCACCTACCTGCGCTGGGTGCCTGGCCGTGGATCAATGTTGGTGGCTTCAACCGGAATCCACTGCTCTTTTCCTCTATAAGCAcaagacaaaagataaaaagcagGCCTGCCTAGGCAGTAGCAAAGCTGAGAGGGTCAAGGGCAGGGAAAGACTGTGGTCTTGACCTCAGTGACCATGAGCCCAGAGAACCAGAGAAATGTTTCCAAGTTAGAACAGAAACGCAGAAGCCCGGTTCAACCAACCAAGGTTATAAGGCAGCTTGGACGAGGAGGCGCGGCGGGGGGTTGCAGGAAGTGCTGGCTCCAGGCTAGGTGCTGACAgtgagactggggtgggggtgggagctgtCGAAGGCGAGAGACAAAAGTGACAGTGCAAGGCTAGTCCACCCCTGGGCCCTGGAGAATGTCAGGGAGCCACCCAAAAAAGGTCCCTGGGACCAGTCTCCCTTTCTTAGAGGACTCGTCAGAGCATGCATGTGTAATCAGGAGAAGCCTCTGTGCTACCAGCAGATGTCTGGGAAATGAGACGCGTCTTCTGCAGTGAAAGATCAAAGGTGGCAGACGGcaggcttgctctctctttccagaTGTGCCTGGAGAGCTTCACCTTGCTGCTTCCTGAGAACACTCGAAGGCCCAggacaaggaaagggaaggaagcagggcgAGGGCTTAAAACCTGGTTTTGGCTGGGCCAACTGGTCCACACTGGTCCTCTGTGTGTGCTGGTGCAGTGGCCTATCTCATAAGGGGGTGAGGAGTGGGGACAGTCTAATCTGCCTTGACAGGAAAGATCAGCAGAAAAAGCCTTGTGACTCCAAGAGATCAGGTCTGTTCCTGGGAAAGCACAGGGACGGCTGCACCCGGGGCCACCAGAGGAAGCCTCACTTTTGTGCTAAGGTCCAACTCATCAGAAAACACCCTTGTCAGGGTGCAGGAAACAAGATCAATACACAAGTATCAATTGTATCTCTGTGTAAGCAATGGACAGTCCAAAATGAAGTTATGAGAACATGTTactccatttataatagcaccaaagaGAACAGCACTTGGGAATCAATTtagcaaacaaaaaccacaaaacatcGTTGGAAGAGAGACAAAACGAATGGGAGGAGGTCTTAGAAGATCACACAGTACGTGACTCTGTTTACATGAAACACCCAGAACAGGCAAACCCTTGCAGACGGAAAGTGGATTCtcggttgccaggggctgggggagggggtgctgagtGACAGCTCATGGGGATGGGTTTCTCTTTGGGGTGacagaatgttctaaaattgatgaCGGTGGACATACACAACTCTGGATACTCTAAAAACCACCCAGCTGCACACCGAAACAACACGAATGCCTTATCAGACCAAACTCGGAGGCATAAAACAAAGTCAAATCAGAATTCTCAATGAAGCAGGAAAGCCTCCTTCCTGCTGTCTGCACGTTGGTCGGCCAAACTGTTCTCCCTGGgccaaaacaattacaaaagcTCTCACTGCTAGTTAGTATGAGGGAGCGGAGTCCACCAGGCTGCCAAGAGCCTGCGTTAGTGGAGCTGGGGTCTCTCCCATAAGAGAGGGGTCATACAAACCACACTCAGGAGAATGAGATGCCGCAGATGCAGGGGAAGACATGCTGCCAGATGTTCCCTTTTAGGAGAAAAATAGTGAATCCCATTTCCAAAGCTCAGGACTATTCAGAAGATGACTGGCAATTTACAAGCATTAAAAAAACTGGAGATGAAATTCACAATTGAGATAATTTTTGGAAGACCTTACAGCTGGGTCTGCGGTGCTCACGTCGCAGCGGCCAGTCGGTCTCCACCTTCCCGCCCCGTGCGGAGCAAAACTAGCAGCCACTGACCCTCGCAGCCAGCTGAGGCTGGCCAGCCGGGGCGCAGGCCTGGTTGACCACTGCCCCCCAGCATcccctagcacagggcctggcacctgGCCCACGCCGCAGACGCACGAGAGATCACGCAGCGCGCCGCAGGGAACAGATGACGGACAAGACAGGCAAGGCGTGCCACACCTGTCATGGCAACTGAGGACCGGGGACAgaaggagcccaaggcagcaggGAGGCGTGCTCACAGGGCAGCCAAGCCTTGGCCTGCCTGCagtccacatcttcaccaacatagACACGCTCTCTTTTCTTGACCTCGAAAAACTCACTTTGCCTACAGCACAGGCCAGGGTGCAGTGAAAAGCTGTTGCTGATGGCCAGAGCCCTAGCACATAGGACAGGGTCACTGGGGTGAACGAGCGACTGCGCctacgccttttttttttttttttaataagattttatttgtttgacagagagacagagcgagctcacaagcaggcagagaggcaggcggggtggtggtggtggtgagcaggctccccactgagcagagagcccgatgcagggctcgatccctgagccctgagatcatgacctgatctcaggcagaggcttaacccactgagccacccaggtgccccttgtgccTGCATCTTCTTGAGGGCACACAAGTGCCCCACTGTGAGCTCACTGGGATAAGAGGTGGTTCCCTCtaaagcagcctccatgcccctCCTAATTATGCCTGAAGCAAGCGGGATCCTTTGAGGGTGCTTTCTGCCCTGCCTTGGGAAGGCCCCAAGTGATGTGTGGGGAAAGCAATGCTCATCCCCAGGGGAACTTCAACTTGGCATATGCCAGAGGCTAAAAAGACTTTAAGAGGAGACAGCCCGGtggaggctgggcaggggcaggggggcacCAGGGCAGGTGGAGGGGGTGCTTGGCATGTacggggtgtggggagggggctaaGAGCGACGGGGACAGGTACTGCAGACAGAGGGAACCAGGTGTCTCTCAAAGAGAGGCAGAAGTACGAAGCAGGGAGCCTCAGGTGAACCCCGTTGGTGCTGGACTAGAAGCACACGTGAACCTAGGGTTAT from Mustela erminea isolate mMusErm1 chromosome 1, mMusErm1.Pri, whole genome shotgun sequence harbors:
- the RANBP3 gene encoding ran-binding protein 3 isoform X10, with product MRSDGLPAEKPAIAPPVFVFQKDKGQKRPAGGSSPEGGEDSDREDGNYCPPVKRERTSSLTQFPPSQSEEKSSGFRLKPPTLIHGQAPSAGLPSQKPKEQQRSVLRPAVLQAPQPKALSQTVPSSGTNGVSIPADCTGAMTATSPDNPARRSPSDEARALEEKEPQKNESSDTCEEENCEKKEQVAQQAFVFGQNLRDRVKLTHENTDVADMENAGHPSSETPAATNYFLQYISSSLDNSTNSADTASNKFVFGQNMSERVLSPPKLNEVSSDAARENAAAESGSESSSQEATPEKESLAESAAAYTKATARKCLLEKVEVITGEEAESNVLQIQCKLFVFDKTSQSWVERGRGLLRLNDMASADDGTLQSRLVMRTQGSLRLILNTKLWAQMQIDKASEKSIRITAMDTEDQGVKVFLISASSKDTGQLYAALHHRILALRSRVEQEQEAKMPAPEPGAAPSNEDDSDEDVLAPSGATGGGAGEEGEGQTAGST
- the RANBP3 gene encoding ran-binding protein 3 isoform X7, with amino-acid sequence MRSDGLPAEKPAIAPPVFVFQKDKGQKRPAGGSSPEGGEDSDREDGNYCPPVKRERTSSLTQFPPSQSVSKNNVFMPSTFCEPSAGNSDSEPEEKSSGFRLKPPTLIHGQAPSAGLPSQKPKEQQRSVLRPAVLQAPQPKALSQTVPSSGTNGVSIPADCTGAMTATSPDNPARRSPSDEARALEEKEPQKNESSDTCEEENCEKKEQVAQQAFVFGQNLRDRVKLTHENTDVADMENAGHPSSETPAATNYFLQYISSSLDNSTNSADTASNKFVFGQNMSERVLSPPKLNEVSSDAARENAAAESGSESSSQEATPEKANNISESLAESAAAYTKATARKCLLEKVEVITGEEAESNVLQIQCKLFVFDKTSQSWVERGRGLLRLNDMASADDGTLQSRLVMRTQGSLRLILNTKLWAQMQIDKASEKSIRITAMDTEDQGVKVFLISASSKDTGQLYAALHHRILALRSRVEQEQEAKMPAPEPGAAPSNEDDSDEDVLAPSGATGGGAGEEGEGQTAGST
- the RANBP3 gene encoding ran-binding protein 3 isoform X8, with protein sequence MADLANEEKPAIAPPVFVFQKDKGQKRPAGGSSPEGGEDSDREDGNYCPPVKRERTSSLTQFPPSQSVSKNNVFMPSTFCEPSAGNSDSEPEEKSSGFRLKPPTLIHGQAPSAGLPSQKPKEQQRSVLRPAVLQAPQPKALSQTVPSSGTNGVSIPADCTGAMTATSPDNPARRSPSDEARALEEKEPQKNESSDTCEEENCEKKEQVAQQAFVFGQNLRDRVKLTHENTDVADMENAGHPSSETPAATNYFLQYISSSLDNSTNSADTASNKFVFGQNMSERVLSPPKLNEVSSDAARENAAAESGSESSSQEATPEKANNISESLAESAAAYTKATARKCLLEKVEVITGEEAESNVLQIQCKLFVFDKTSQSWVERGRGLLRLNDMASADDGTLQSRLVMRTQGSLRLILNTKLWAQMQIDKASEKSIRITAMDTEDQGVKVFLISASSKDTGQLYAALHHRILALRSRVEQEQEAKMPAPEPGAAPSNEDDSDEDVLAPSGATGGGAGEEGEGQTAGST
- the RANBP3 gene encoding ran-binding protein 3 isoform X9, whose translation is MGKRPAGGSSPEGGEDSDREDGNYCPPVKRERTSSLTQFPPSQSVSKNNVFMPSTFCEPSAGNSDSEPEEKSSGFRLKPPTLIHGQAPSAGLPSQKPKEQQRSVLRPAVLQAPQPKALSQTVPSSGTNGVSIPADCTGAMTATSPDNPARRSPSDEARALEEKEPQKNESSDTCEEENCEKKEQVAQQAFVFGQNLRDRVKLTHENTDVADMENAGHPSSETPAATNYFLQYISSSLDNSTNSADTASNKFVFGQNMSERVLSPPKLNEVSSDAARENAAAESGSESSSQEATPEKANNISESLAESAAAYTKATARKCLLEKVEVITGEEAESNVLQIQCKLFVFDKTSQSWVERGRGLLRLNDMASADDGTLQSRLVMRTQGSLRLILNTKLWAQMQIDKASEKSIRITAMDTEDQGVKVFLISASSKDTGQLYAALHHRILALRSRVEQEQEAKMPAPEPGAAPSNEDDSDEDVLAPSGATGGGAGEEGEGQTAGST